Part of the Actinomycetota bacterium genome, GATCACGGCCGCCTGGAGCGCCACAGAGCCCGCGAGGCCTGCGAGCAGCCACTTGTTGCGGAGCGACTCCGGCGAGAAGACCGTGCGCGTGTCCGAGATGAAGTCGAAGGCGTGCAGCAGCTGGACCAGCACCATCGCCGTGAACAGCATGGTCTGCGCGTGGGCCGGGCTATCGACCGGGAACAGCTTGTACTCGGTCCCGAAGAAGACGATCAGTCCGGCGAGCGTCATCAGCGCGCCCTGCACGACGATCTGCCGCTGACGGAGGCCTGTGAGCATCGACTCGTCGGTGCCGCGGGGCTTGCGCTGCATCACGCGGGGCGAGCCGGGGTCGACGCCGAGCGCGAGCGCGGGCGGCCCGTCGGTGACGAGGTTGATCCACAGCAGCTGGAGGGCGGAGAGTGCGGGGACCGGGGAGAACAGCGCCGTGATGAAGACGATGAGCACCTCGGACATGTTGCACGACAGCAGGAACAGCACGACCTTGCGCAGGTTGTCGAAGATGATGCGGCCTTGGCGGACCGCCTCGACGATGGTCGCGAAGTTGTCGTCGGCCAGCACCATATCGGCCGCCTCGCGCGAGACGTCGGTGCCGACCAGCCCCATCGCCACGCCGATGTCGGCGCGCTTCAAGGCCGGGGCGTCGTTCACGCCGTCGCCGGTCATCGCGACGATCTCGCCGTTCGCTTTCAGCGCCTCT contains:
- a CDS encoding HAD family hydrolase yields the protein GDHLETGLEYVGIIGLVDPARAEVPDAVAECHSAGIKVAMVTGDHALTARAVAARVGILDHERVVTGPELEAMSDEDLTRAVEDIRVYARVNPEHKLRIVEALKANGEIVAMTGDGVNDAPALKRADIGVAMGLVGTDVSREAADMVLADDNFATIVEAVRQGRIIFDNLRKVVLFLLSCNMSEVLIVFITALFSPVPALSALQLLWINLVTDGPPALALGVDPGSPRVMQRKPRGTDESMLTGLRQRQIVVQGALMTLAGLIVFFGTEYKLFPVDSPAHAQTMLFTAMVLVQLLHAFDFISDTRTVFSPESLRNKWLLAGLAGSVALQAAVIYAPSLQRIFGTQPLGLADWLAVAVSVLVPFVAIDVIKVAGARRAARRDAA